The Streptomyces fungicidicus nucleotide sequence GTAGCCGTAGCCCTGCTGCGGGACGCCGGGCTGCTGCGGGTAGCCGTAGCCCGGGTTGCCGGCCGGCGGCTGCTGGGGCGGCTGCCCGTAGGGGTTGTTCGGGTCGCCGAAACTCATGGCGGTTCTTCCTCCGTTGCGCTTCATGTGCGGGGACGACGCGAGGCTCGGCGCGGAGGAAGTTCTACAGATGCGGTCCGTCCCCCCGGTTCTGCCCGCGGCACTGTGCCCTCATCGTTCTTGACCGTTCCTTTCCTTGTCCAGCGGTGCGCCGCAGGTGTTGTGCAAGTGCAACATCACCGATCTTGGCCGCAAACAGCCCATACGTGATCGGGCGCCGTCGCGGCCGCCCGTCATACGGGCGGATTGGAACCGGGGGCCCGTCATCCGCGAGGATGGGAACCATGACCGCCCAGATTCTCGATGGCAAGGCCACCGCAGCAGAGATCAAGTCCGATCTGACCGCCCGCGTGGCGGCGCTGAAGGAGAAGGGCGTCACGCCCGGCCTCGGCACGATCCTCGTGGGGGAGGACCCCGGCAGCCAGAAGTACGTCGCCGGAAAGCACCGCGACTGCGCCCAGGTGGGCATCGCCTCCATCCAGCGCGAACTGCCGGGCACGGCCACGCAGGAGGAGATCGAGGCGGTCGTCCGCGAGCTGAACGAGGACCCCGCCTGCACCGGTTACATCGTCCAGCTGCCGCTGCCCAGGGGCATCGACGAGAACCGCATCCTCGAACTGATGGACCCGGAGAAGGACGCCGACGGCCTCCACCCGATGAACCTCGGCCGCCTCGTCCTCAACGAGCCGGCCCCCCTGCCCTGCACCCCCAACGGCATCATCACCCTGCTGCGCCGCCACGGTGTGGAGATCAAGGGCGCCGAGGTCGTCGTCGTCGGCCGCGGGGTGACCATCGGCCGCCCGATGCCCCTGCTGCTGACCCGGCGCAGCGAGAACGCCACCGTGACCCAGTGCCACACCGGCACCCGCGACCTGGCCGCCCACCTCCGGCGCGCGGACATCATCGTGGCCGCCGCGGGCAGCGCGCACCTGATCCGCCCCGAGGACGTCAAGCCGGGCGCGGCCGTCCTGGACGTCGGTGTCTCCCGCAGCGCCGAGGGCAAGATCGTCGGCGACGTCCACCCCGGCGTGGCCGAGGTGGCCGGCTGGGTCGCCCCGAACCCCGGCGGCGTCGGCCCGATGACCCGGGCCCAGCTGCTGGTCAACGTGGTCGAGGCGGCGGAGCGCAGTGTCGGCTGAGCGGAAGACCCCCGACGCCTCCCCGGCCGCCGAGGAGCGGGAGCGGGCCGAGGACGTCACGGTCCGCGACGCCGTCAGCGCGCCCGACGCGGAGGGCAGGCCGCGCCGCGCCACCCGCCGGTTCCCGCTGTTCACGCGGGACACCGCGCGCCCCGAGGGCGGAGGCAGGGCGGCGCCCGGTGACGCCCCCGCGCCGGCCCGTCAGTGGCCGATCCTCGCGGTGCTGCTCACAGTGGGACTGGGACTGCTGCTGACCGCGCTC carries:
- a CDS encoding bifunctional methylenetetrahydrofolate dehydrogenase/methenyltetrahydrofolate cyclohydrolase; its protein translation is MTAQILDGKATAAEIKSDLTARVAALKEKGVTPGLGTILVGEDPGSQKYVAGKHRDCAQVGIASIQRELPGTATQEEIEAVVRELNEDPACTGYIVQLPLPRGIDENRILELMDPEKDADGLHPMNLGRLVLNEPAPLPCTPNGIITLLRRHGVEIKGAEVVVVGRGVTIGRPMPLLLTRRSENATVTQCHTGTRDLAAHLRRADIIVAAAGSAHLIRPEDVKPGAAVLDVGVSRSAEGKIVGDVHPGVAEVAGWVAPNPGGVGPMTRAQLLVNVVEAAERSVG
- a CDS encoding DUF3017 domain-containing protein; translated protein: MSAERKTPDASPAAEERERAEDVTVRDAVSAPDAEGRPRRATRRFPLFTRDTARPEGGGRAAPGDAPAPARQWPILAVLLTVGLGLLLTALDLFRLGTLLIGVALVAGSLLRWLVPDVGMLAVRSRFTDIVTYGGLGLVIVLLALMVQPNPILVIPFLKDTLHFTVSG